Proteins from one Ketobacter alkanivorans genomic window:
- a CDS encoding bifunctional serine/threonine-protein kinase/formylglycine-generating enzyme family protein encodes MNQRNDKTVVQRPADATQVQVSNEDAGKTVVAGMPGLDSAGAKVAARSASEGMVLKQRFELVEQLGSGGMGAVFKARDLRQVEAGDADPWVAVKVINESFCRHEHALVSLQQETKKTQRLSHPNIVSAYDFDRDGDVAFMTMELLQGQSLDQLLRKHKTGLSQSRALHILRQITDAIIYAHQQGVVHADLKPANIFITQTGQVKVLDFGIARAIYAESTALDVSSIQAFTPAYASVNVLCGAKPQQQDDLYALGCIFYMLFTGEHPYKRCKATEADAAMMKVPRIGDLTRAQWKALSLLLAFNPQTDLTIEGFRQRFFGESSRRPRQLALISSAALILLVTGFFLLNWVSHREHRAVESLLAQPDFKSVQKGTLRLNEFNKQDTLVILQSARDAVLHNLGSQMQGLKSADDFQRVSQLFDLLMPLYADSSALQDLQSQFNRLRDAFLSQLAGDIEQIIESRDYQTSQPDFQTLISDLQTVEPSHPLFERYDFKHLLAKEAGLAVYLGQQAMAEAIVAQASGLFPNEASRFQAILTRQGQGSSVQADSLGSNSDSTAWLQEYREAVALAQQQRLESGDDVSELMHKLQQDNPAMYGVLKASLRHFYQDGDVQDLELLAWKKQWLPVRSTAVAVKRYDPCRAQSRCRDQLAPNVQGPELVVIKGLRAVPGFAVSRTEVTIADYNHYCRMFRACSLRAGAGLPITDISFQQAQNYVAWLSKMSGHQYRIPTLQQWKLMAKDDSGIRDHNCKVYAGGRWVRGGSLRSAAEGYQNSLGLQNLFGNAGEWVRDGSNLLTVGGDASTELDGCSAAAITQGAPDGGPLHGFRVVRTL; translated from the coding sequence ATGAATCAACGGAATGATAAAACGGTAGTGCAGCGCCCTGCTGATGCAACACAAGTGCAGGTGTCTAATGAGGATGCGGGTAAAACCGTGGTGGCTGGCATGCCGGGCCTGGATAGTGCAGGGGCAAAAGTTGCCGCCCGCAGTGCCAGTGAAGGCATGGTGCTGAAGCAGCGTTTTGAGTTGGTGGAGCAATTGGGTTCCGGGGGGATGGGTGCCGTATTCAAAGCTCGTGATTTGCGTCAGGTTGAAGCGGGTGATGCTGATCCCTGGGTAGCAGTCAAGGTGATCAATGAATCCTTCTGCCGCCACGAGCATGCCCTGGTCAGTCTGCAGCAGGAGACTAAAAAAACCCAGCGTCTTTCTCATCCCAATATTGTCAGTGCATACGATTTTGATCGTGATGGCGATGTTGCTTTCATGACCATGGAGCTGTTGCAGGGCCAATCGTTGGATCAGTTGTTGAGAAAACATAAAACCGGGCTCAGTCAATCCAGAGCCCTGCACATTCTGCGACAGATAACCGATGCAATCATCTACGCTCATCAGCAAGGCGTTGTGCATGCGGACTTAAAGCCTGCCAATATATTCATCACTCAGACGGGGCAGGTAAAAGTGTTGGATTTCGGCATCGCGCGTGCGATATATGCAGAATCTACAGCACTGGATGTATCTTCCATTCAGGCATTTACCCCGGCCTATGCCAGTGTAAACGTATTGTGTGGCGCCAAGCCCCAGCAGCAGGATGACCTGTATGCGTTGGGCTGCATATTTTACATGCTTTTTACAGGGGAGCACCCCTATAAGCGTTGTAAAGCCACAGAGGCTGATGCAGCGATGATGAAGGTGCCGCGAATAGGCGATCTGACGCGCGCGCAATGGAAAGCATTGAGTCTGCTGTTGGCGTTCAATCCCCAGACCGATCTTACTATTGAAGGGTTCCGTCAGCGTTTCTTCGGTGAATCCTCTCGTCGCCCTCGTCAGCTTGCATTAATATCCAGTGCAGCGCTTATTCTATTGGTGACCGGTTTTTTTCTGTTGAATTGGGTTTCTCATCGGGAGCATCGAGCGGTTGAGTCGTTATTGGCTCAGCCTGACTTTAAGTCTGTGCAAAAGGGTACGTTGCGTTTAAACGAGTTTAATAAGCAGGATACGCTGGTGATTTTGCAAAGTGCCCGTGACGCGGTACTGCATAACCTTGGCAGTCAAATGCAAGGTTTAAAATCGGCAGATGATTTTCAACGTGTTAGCCAATTGTTTGATCTGCTGATGCCGTTGTACGCTGACTCTTCGGCGTTACAGGATTTGCAGAGCCAATTTAACCGTCTTCGAGATGCTTTTTTGTCGCAGCTGGCGGGTGATATTGAGCAGATAATCGAAAGTCGTGATTATCAAACCAGCCAGCCTGATTTTCAGACATTGATCTCGGATCTTCAAACAGTGGAGCCAAGCCACCCATTGTTCGAGCGCTATGATTTTAAACATCTTTTAGCCAAAGAAGCCGGTTTGGCTGTGTATCTGGGGCAGCAAGCGATGGCAGAGGCTATTGTTGCACAGGCATCGGGGTTGTTTCCCAATGAGGCCTCGCGTTTTCAGGCTATCCTCACTCGACAGGGGCAGGGCAGTTCCGTGCAAGCAGATTCACTCGGGAGCAACTCTGATTCTACCGCATGGCTTCAGGAGTATCGTGAGGCTGTCGCTTTGGCGCAACAGCAGAGGTTGGAGAGTGGCGATGATGTCAGCGAACTTATGCACAAGTTGCAGCAGGATAACCCAGCCATGTATGGCGTGCTGAAAGCCAGTTTACGTCACTTCTATCAGGATGGGGATGTTCAGGATTTGGAGTTATTGGCGTGGAAGAAGCAATGGTTGCCGGTAAGATCAACGGCGGTTGCGGTTAAACGTTATGATCCTTGTCGGGCTCAGTCTCGCTGCCGTGATCAGCTTGCACCTAATGTTCAGGGCCCTGAGTTGGTCGTTATTAAGGGGCTGCGTGCGGTGCCCGGTTTTGCTGTTAGCCGTACGGAGGTAACGATCGCGGATTATAATCACTACTGCCGAATGTTTCGGGCCTGTTCGTTGCGCGCAGGAGCGGGGCTGCCCATCACCGATATTAGCTTTCAACAGGCACAAAACTACGTCGCTTGGTTATCGAAAATGAGTGGCCACCAATATCGCATTCCTACTTTGCAGCAGTGGAAGTTGATGGCAAAAGACGACAGCGGCATTCGTGATCATAATTGTAAAGTCTACGCCGGTGGACGTTGGGTAAGGGGTGGTAGTTTGCGTTCTGCCGCTGAGGGGTATCAGAACTCATTGGGTTTGCAGAATTTGTTTGGCAACGCCGGGGAGTGGGTGCGTGATGGCAGCAATTTGCTTACCGTTGGCGGTGATGCGAGCACTGAGCTGGATGGATGCAGTGCAGCGGCAATCACCCAGGGCGCCCCTGATGGGGGCCCCTTACATGGATTTCGTGTAGTAAGAACGCTTTAG